Genomic DNA from Paraconexibacter algicola:
TGGTCGGTCTCGTGGTCCATGCCCGTCAGGTGCAGCACCCCGTGGACGACCGCCTCACGCAGGTCGACGGTGTGCTCCGGGCAGATCACCACGTCGCCGAGCTCGCGCGACTCCGGCGGACCCGGGATGTCCTCGAGCTCGTCGACCGGGAAGCTCAGGACGTCGGTCGGCCCGTCCTTGCCGCGGTGCTCGCGGTTCAGCTCCGCGATCCGCTGCGCGTCGACGAACGTCACGGCCAGGTGGCCGTGCTCGATCCCCGCGGACCCGGCGGCGAGGCCCGCCAGCCGCTCGATCTCCGGTGGCGGCAGCTTCGTCACCAGCCGCTCACCACCGATCACCTCGACCTCCAGCACGTGCGCCCGTCGCCGTCCGCGCGCCTAGGCGCGCTTGCGGTCCGTGGCCGGGCGCAGGCCCGGGGCCTGGCGCTCGGCGTGGTCGGCGTACGCCTCGACGATCCGCTGCACGAGCCGGTGGCGCACGACGTCCTCGCCGCCGAAGCGGATGAAGTCGATGCCGTCGACGTCGGTGAGGATGTCCCCCACCGCGATCAGGCCGGACTGGTGCTCGCGCGGCAGGTCGACCTGGGTGACGTCGCCGGTGATGACCATCTTCGAGTTGAAGCCCAGCCGCGTGAGGAACATCTTCATCTGCTCGGGCGTCGTGTTCTGCGCCTCGTCGAGGATCACGAACGAGTCGTTGAGCGTGCGGCCGCGCATGAACGCCAGCGGCGCGACCTCGATGACGCCCTTCTCGAGATGGGCGGTCACCTTCTCCGGCTCCATCATGTCGTGGAGCGCGTCGAACAGCGGGCGCAGGTACGGGTCGATCTTCGCCATCAGGTCGCCGGGCAGGAAGCCCAGGCGCTCGCCGGCCTCGACCGCGGGGCGCGTGAGGATGATGCGGCTGATCTCGCGCCGGTGCAGCGCCGCCGCCGCCGCGGCGACCGCGAGGAACGTCTTGCCGGTGCCGGCCGGGCCGACGCCGAAGGTCACCGTGTTCTGCCGGATCGAGTCGACGTAGCGCTTCTGCGTCACGGTCTTCGGCGCGAACTTCCGCGACCGGTGACGCCAGACGACGTCCTCCAGGACCGCCGACGGCGACTCGTGCTGCTCCAGCGCGTTGCTCACCGTCCGGATGGTGCCAGGTCCGATCTCGTGCCCGTGCTTGACCAGCTCGTCGAGCTCGCGCACCACGGTCGTCGCCGCGGCCAGCGCCTCGGCGTCGCCGTCGAGCGTGATGAGGTTCCCGCGCAGGAAGACGTCGCAGTCGACGTGCCCCTCGAGCGCTCGGAGGATCTGATCCCCGCTGCCGCTCAGCGCGGCCGCGACCTCGTTGGACACTTCGATCTGACGCCTCAAGTCCTCAGGACCTCCTGCACGATGGTGGACACCCGCTTGCCGTCCGCCTGGCCTGCGACGCGCGCCATGGCGGCCTTCATCACCAGCCCCATGTCCTTCGGGGACGTGGCTCCGACCTCCGCGACGGCCTCCCGCGCGATCTCGCGCAGGCGGTCGTCGTCCAGCTCCGCGGGGAGGTAGGCCGTGATGATCTGCGCCTCCGCCTCCTCGGCGGCGGCCAGCTCCTCACGGCCGGCGTCCCGGAAGGCGGTGGCCGACTCGACGCGGCGCTTGCGCTCGCGACGCAGCACCGTGGTCTCGTCGTCCCCACCCTCCTTGGCGGCCTTCTGCAGCTCGCTCAGCACCATCCGCAGCGCGGCGACCCGCTCCTTGTCGCCCGCCTTCATGGCGGTGACGAGGTCCTGCTTGACGGTGTCGGCGACCGGCACGGAACCGATCATACGCCCGGTCCGGACGGCTCCTCGGTCGCGGACGCGGTGTCGGGCGCGGGCGCGCTCGTGGCGGTCGGGGGTTCGAGTCTGGCCGGATGGCCCAGGCGTCCGAGCTCGGACGTGTCGCGCCCGAACAGCAGGCCGACGTTCCAGTCCAGCAGCAGCCGCAGACGGCGCTTCGTGCCCGGCATCGCCATCAGGTGGTAGGTGCGCGCCAGCCACCAGGCGGGCAGCCCGCGCCACTTGATGCCCATCGTGCTCGCCACCGCCTGGTAGCGGCCCATGTCGACGAAGACGCCCTTCGTCTTGAACGTGAACGGGCGCACGCGACCGGTGCCGAGCGCCGCGGCGACGTTCTTCGCCACCCGTCGGCCCTGGCGGATCGCGTGCTGTGCGGTCGGCGGGCAGGCCTCGCCCTTGCGGGCCGGGTCGGGCACGCCCGCGGCGTCGCCGATCGCCCAGACGCCGTCGACGCCCGCGACCTTCATCGTCGCGTCGACCTCGATGCGGCCGCCCTTGCCCAGCGGCAGGCCGAGCTCGGCCACGACCGGCGCCGGCTTGACGCCCGCGGTCCACACCACCGTGCGGGTGCGGACGACCTCGCCGTCGGACAGGCGAGCCGTGTCGGCGGTGACCTCCTCGAGCGTCGTCGAGGTCCGGATCTCGATCCCGCGGCTGCGCAGCTCGGTCTCGGCGAACGACGCGAGGTCCCGCTGGATCTCCGGCATGACCTGCTCGCGCGCCTCGACGAGGATCCAGCGGATGCCGTGCGTGCGGCAGCGCGGGTAGAGCTCCAGCACGTCGGCCGCGAAGTCCTGCAGCTCGGCGAGGCCCTCCAGGCCCGCGTAGCCCGCGCCGACGAAGACGTAGGTCAGCCACGCCGCGCGCTCGCTCGGGTCCTCCGTCGACTCCGCCGCCTCGAGCGTGCGGATGACGTGGTTGCGCAGCCGGATCGCCTCGGGCAGGTCCTTGAAGCCCATCGCGTGCTCCTCGAGGCCGGGGACCGGGAGCGTGCGGTTCACGGCGCCGAGCGCGACGATCAGCTGGTCGTAGGGCAGCACCTCGCTGCGGCCGTGGACCGACTGCACGGTGATCGTCTTCTCCGCCGGGTCGGCGGAGGTCACCCGGCCGAGCCGCAGGTCGGTGCCCTCGCGCAGCTCCTCGCGCAGCGGCACGACGACGTGCCGCGGCTCGAGCGTGCCCGCCGCCGCGCCCGGGAGCAGCGGCGTGTAGAGCATGAAGTTCTGGTCGGTGACGACCGTGATGCGCGCGCTGTGCTTCGGCAGGACGCGCTCGAGGGTGCGGGCGGCGGCGAATCCGCCGAACCCGCCCCCGGCTATGACGACGTTCCAGGCCATGTGCTCACCATAGGCCTCCTCCTACCCGTGAGGCCAACCGCACAAGCCTGTCACAAGCTCAGGCGGGCGCGGCCGCCTCCGTCGCCTCGCCGCTGGTCGGCTCGCCGAGCCCGAGGTGGCGGCGCAGGAACGCGACCTGGTCGGCGCTGGACCGCTCGAAGCCGTCGCCGACGTAGATCTCGAAGTGGCCCATCGGGTAGCGGATCAGCTCCCCGTACGGCGCCTTCTCCGCCGCGGCGATCGCGGGACCGGGCGGCGTCGTGTGGTCGTCGTCGCAGACGCAGTAGAGGATCGGGCACGGGATGTCCTGCGCCTTGGCCCCCGGCCGGTAGAGCGCGATCCGCAGCGCGATCCGGGCGCAGACCTCGTTGCGCCAGCGCGAGTGCGGCGGGGCGATCGCCTCGAAGCCGGGCTTGGCCTCCGCGGCGGTGAGCAGCGCGAAGCTCCCCGGGTCCCCGACCACCGGCATCATCTTCGGGGGCCGGCCCAGCAGCGCGGCGGCCTGGTCGGCGAGCCCGGCGGCGGTGGCCTTGGCCAGGTTGACCGGGGGGATCTCCTTCAGCGCCGCGAGGCCGTCGACGTACGGGGCCTGCGCGATCACGCAGGCGATCGCCGACGGGCCCGTCGCGCCGTGGCGGATCGCCAGCGCCTGCGCGTGCCCGCCGCTGAACGAGGAGCCCCACAGCGCGATCCGGGCGGGGTCGACGCCGTCCAGGCGCCGGGCGAACGCGATCGCCGCCTCCCAGTCCTCGTGCTGCTTGCCGATGTCCAGGAGCTGCCGTGGCTCCCCGGTGCTCGCCCCGAAGTACCGGTAGTCGAACACCACGACGACCATGCCCGCGGCGGCGAACCGCTCCGCGTACTCCGGCATCCGGTCGTCGCGGGTGGCGGAGAAGCCGTGGCCCATCACCACGCAGGGCGCGTCGCCCTGCTGGTCCTCGGGCCGGTAGACGTAGGCGGCGCACTGCTCGCCGCCGGACGGGAAGGTCGTGTCGATCCGCGGGTGGGCCATGGCGCGATGCTACCCCGCCCGACGCCGCGGATGTGGCGGATCTGCGCCGTCAGGCGCGCTGCAGCAGCAGGGCGGCCCACTCGCCGCCCTCGCGGCGGTCCGCCTCGACCAGTCCCAGGCGCTGCGCGAACGCGTCCGCGACCTCGTCGGCCTCCGCCCGCAGCAGCCCGGAGGCGATCAG
This window encodes:
- the ybeY gene encoding rRNA maturation RNase YbeY, which produces MLEVEVIGGERLVTKLPPPEIERLAGLAAGSAGIEHGHLAVTFVDAQRIAELNREHRGKDGPTDVLSFPVDELEDIPGPPESRELGDVVICPEHTVDLREAVVHGVLHLTGMDHETDHGEMLAVQAEILSW
- a CDS encoding PhoH family protein, which gives rise to MRRQIEVSNEVAAALSGSGDQILRALEGHVDCDVFLRGNLITLDGDAEALAAATTVVRELDELVKHGHEIGPGTIRTVSNALEQHESPSAVLEDVVWRHRSRKFAPKTVTQKRYVDSIRQNTVTFGVGPAGTGKTFLAVAAAAAALHRREISRIILTRPAVEAGERLGFLPGDLMAKIDPYLRPLFDALHDMMEPEKVTAHLEKGVIEVAPLAFMRGRTLNDSFVILDEAQNTTPEQMKMFLTRLGFNSKMVITGDVTQVDLPREHQSGLIAVGDILTDVDGIDFIRFGGEDVVRHRLVQRIVEAYADHAERQAPGLRPATDRKRA
- a CDS encoding GatB/YqeY domain-containing protein, producing the protein MPVADTVKQDLVTAMKAGDKERVAALRMVLSELQKAAKEGGDDETTVLRRERKRRVESATAFRDAGREELAAAEEAEAQIITAYLPAELDDDRLREIAREAVAEVGATSPKDMGLVMKAAMARVAGQADGKRVSTIVQEVLRT
- a CDS encoding NAD(P)/FAD-dependent oxidoreductase is translated as MAWNVVIAGGGFGGFAAARTLERVLPKHSARITVVTDQNFMLYTPLLPGAAAGTLEPRHVVVPLREELREGTDLRLGRVTSADPAEKTITVQSVHGRSEVLPYDQLIVALGAVNRTLPVPGLEEHAMGFKDLPEAIRLRNHVIRTLEAAESTEDPSERAAWLTYVFVGAGYAGLEGLAELQDFAADVLELYPRCRTHGIRWILVEAREQVMPEIQRDLASFAETELRSRGIEIRTSTTLEEVTADTARLSDGEVVRTRTVVWTAGVKPAPVVAELGLPLGKGGRIEVDATMKVAGVDGVWAIGDAAGVPDPARKGEACPPTAQHAIRQGRRVAKNVAAALGTGRVRPFTFKTKGVFVDMGRYQAVASTMGIKWRGLPAWWLARTYHLMAMPGTKRRLRLLLDWNVGLLFGRDTSELGRLGHPARLEPPTATSAPAPDTASATEEPSGPGV
- a CDS encoding alpha/beta hydrolase, which produces MAHPRIDTTFPSGGEQCAAYVYRPEDQQGDAPCVVMGHGFSATRDDRMPEYAERFAAAGMVVVVFDYRYFGASTGEPRQLLDIGKQHEDWEAAIAFARRLDGVDPARIALWGSSFSGGHAQALAIRHGATGPSAIACVIAQAPYVDGLAALKEIPPVNLAKATAAGLADQAAALLGRPPKMMPVVGDPGSFALLTAAEAKPGFEAIAPPHSRWRNEVCARIALRIALYRPGAKAQDIPCPILYCVCDDDHTTPPGPAIAAAEKAPYGELIRYPMGHFEIYVGDGFERSSADQVAFLRRHLGLGEPTSGEATEAAAPA